CCACAGCGGTTGgttattttcttgggaaacGACCGTATTTCTATCATGTTAAAGACTTTGCCTACTCCGTTTGGCCGGGATTGCGGGAGGTAAAGGCTACAATGaatggttttttcttcttccagttcAAAACTGTTgcatatatggaagaagcaattgaaggAGGACCGTGGTTCtttcaaggacaaccaattgtgATGCAGAAATGGGAGCCAGGGATGGTGATgaggaaattaaaacatacataggtccctgtttggataaaattgagacaCTTACCGGTAGAATTATGGACATTACTCTTAACCAACTCCTTCCAATAATCATTCTATATCTATAGATTGATTGATGGATTGTTATCCCAAAAAGCAAATCAGATCCACTCTCTCTAAAATTAggttttacaaaaatattttttgtcctttgcaaaaattatatcaCTTAAGGTTCGTTacttaacaataataaatttttatacaaaaaaataaatatttatataattaggccttatatttataaaaaaataataaaaatttatataattaaatataattagaccTCATACACAACTCTTATCTCAAAACATCATCTTTAACACGTACTTACGACAAATGTACAAATCTTTCTGCCGTAAATCAAACATTTTGTCCTACTATACCAATTTAACTGTCTGAATAAGCGAACAAATTTTTGAAGTTGAGTTCAATATTATACCCAAAAAGAGTTGTATCAAATTAACAACCCAACTGGTGTAAGGAAATTTTTGAATCAACCGTATAAACGTTATTTGCAGTGATGATGCTTCACCCAAGAATCGGAAACGAGGACGGGAAAGCTCTGCTAAATGCAACAGAAAATACTGGTGTAAAGCAGACAACATAacattgttcatttttttctcataactGATAATGGAAAACGATAACGGAATACAGACAACAGACAACAGACGACAGACGACAAAATTGCCATCTAACACACCCTTAACCTCATACCTCATCCGACAAATTATGGTCTTAGAGACCACTTCTTCCtccaaaaacacacaaaaaaaggACCAGCAGCAGAAAGTTTTAAACTACTAACCTAACACAAAATCGGATCAGAATAATCAAAAGCTAACAATAACCCGGTTTAGCAAACTCCTTTCTTGAATCATGGTCCCTCTTAGTACCTGTAGTGAGGAGGCTTGTAAGGACCCTCAACTGGTACACTGATGTAATCAGCCTGCTCCTTGGTCAGCTTAGTAAGCTTAGCGCCAAGCTTTCCAAGGTGGAGAGCTGCAACCTTCTCATCCAGGTGCTTGGGCAACACATAGACCTTCTTCTCGTACTTCCCGGTTGCCCTCTCCTTCCAGAGTTCAAGTTGGGCAATAACTTGGTTGGTGAAGGAGCACGACATGACAAAGCTAGGGTGGCCGGTGGCACAGCCCAAGTTCATGAGACGACCCTCGGCCAAGACAATGATACCGGAATTTGTGTCTGGGAAGACCCATCTGTCTGTTTGAGGCTTGATGGTGATTCTCTTCACACCAGGGAAAGTCTCAAGACCATGCATGTCGATTTCATTGTCAAAGTGACCAATGTTGCAGACAATGGCATTGTTTTTCATCTTCCTCATGTGGTCAACCATGATGATGTCCTTGTTACCAGTGGTGGTGACAAAGATATCAGCTTCTGAGACGACATCCTCAAGGGTCAATACTTGGAAACCTTCCATGAGGGCTTGAAGGGCACAGATTGGATCAATCTCAGTCACGACCACTCGTGCACCAGCTTGCTTCAATGCAGCAGCACAACCCTTCCCAACATCTCCGTAGCCACAAACAACACCAACCTTTCCAGCAATCATCACATCAGTGGCCCTCATCAGTCCATCGGGCAGGGAGTGGCGGCACCCATACAAGTTATCAAACTAgcaaaagaacaagaagattGTCAGTATcaagaacaaaaatcaaatggCCGAACTTgacactataaaaattaaaaagtgaaCAATTGAGGCCATTCCGCGATATTCAGTTCATTTTGacttcttttatatatatagtctgATCTGAGAATTAGAAACTACATCATAACAATACAAGGCTCATCATACAAGACAAAATTGAAACAGACTACAACTCAGATTCATAACAGAAATTGAAGGTCACTGATCATTTCCAAACACAAATACACATGTAACCAATTAAGATTTAGTAATGGAGGAGATCAGACTCTAAGTTAAGTAACCCATTCTTAAAACAGGATCCCGGAAACAGAGGAGGATGTACTATGAAGATTCCCACAAAGGTTGAAGCAAATGACAATAATGCGCAGCAATAAGTACAAACCCAGATCAAACAATCAAGAATTAGATGAACTCTAAAGCTTCAagatttcacaaaaataaagctagatccaataaattattaaaagagaaaagctAGATCCAATAAAACATTAACAGATCAGCTCTAGTAAACTAACTCTACCGACACCAACATA
This genomic interval from Sesamum indicum cultivar Zhongzhi No. 13 unplaced genomic scaffold, S_indicum_v1.0 scaffold00324, whole genome shotgun sequence contains the following:
- the LOC105180104 gene encoding adenosylhomocysteinase codes for the protein MALVVEKTTSGREYKVKDMSQADFGRLEIELAEVEMPGLMSCRTEFGPSQPFKGAKITGSLHMTIQTAVLIETLTALGAEVRWCSCNIFSTQDHAAAAIARDSAAVFAWKGETLQEYWWCTERALDWGPGGGPDLIVDDGGDATLLIHEGVKAEEEYEKSGKLPDPSSTDNAEFQIVLTIIRDGLKADPKKYTRMKERLVGVSEETTTGVKRLYQMQANGSLLFPAINVNDSVTKSKFDNLYGCRHSLPDGLMRATDVMIAGKVGVVCGYGDVGKGCAAALKQAGARVVVTEIDPICALQALMEGFQVLTLEDVVSEADIFVTTTGNKDIIMVDHMRKMKNNAIVCNIGHFDNEIDMHGLETFPGVKRITIKPQTDRWVFPDTNSGIIVLAEGRLMNLGCATGHPSFVMSCSFTNQVIAQLELWKERATGKYEKKVYVLPKHLDEKVAALHLGKLGAKLTKLTKEQADYISVPVEGPYKPPHYRY